The following proteins are co-located in the Candidatus Methylomirabilota bacterium genome:
- a CDS encoding LLM class flavin-dependent oxidoreductase, with product MKICMFHLMPYRFLPPDFEDRYRSVWVDVPHELHDARKTGELYNEFLDELEFAERVGLDGLCVNEHHNNAYGLMPSPNLMAAALTRRTSRAAIIVLGNSLAAYNPPLRVAEEFAMLDCMSGGRLVAGFPVGTPMDMNFAYGIDPATVRERYYEAHDLVIQAWTRPEVFAFNGKYTQVRYVNIWPQPLQKPRPPVWIPGGGSLETFDWTAKLDYVYCYLSYYGYKRGKGIMDSFWQTIEGLGVDDNPYRAGFLQLVCVADTDAEAERLYFPHVHYFYQKCLNVWEGWAEPPGYRTPKTIKAGVRAQFGAKAKQIRSQMDWAKYLDNGYVIAGSPSSVRDQLLDCVKGLRIGHLMVLLQIGSMPKDLALRNIQQFARDVMPHMRDVWPAYTDRWWPAGVTTA from the coding sequence ATGAAAATCTGCATGTTCCACTTGATGCCGTACCGGTTCCTCCCGCCCGACTTCGAGGATCGCTACCGCTCGGTCTGGGTCGACGTCCCGCACGAGCTGCACGACGCGCGGAAGACGGGTGAGCTCTACAACGAGTTCCTCGACGAGCTCGAGTTCGCGGAGCGGGTGGGCCTCGACGGTCTGTGCGTGAACGAGCATCACAACAACGCCTACGGGCTCATGCCGTCGCCGAACCTCATGGCGGCGGCGCTCACGCGCCGCACCTCGCGCGCCGCGATCATCGTCCTCGGCAACAGCCTCGCGGCGTACAATCCGCCGCTCCGCGTCGCCGAGGAGTTCGCGATGCTCGATTGCATGTCGGGCGGCCGGCTCGTCGCGGGCTTTCCCGTCGGCACGCCGATGGACATGAACTTCGCCTACGGCATCGACCCGGCGACGGTGCGCGAGCGCTACTACGAGGCGCACGACCTCGTGATCCAGGCCTGGACCCGTCCCGAGGTCTTCGCGTTCAACGGCAAGTACACGCAGGTCCGATACGTGAACATCTGGCCCCAGCCGCTCCAGAAGCCCCGTCCACCCGTCTGGATTCCCGGCGGCGGGAGTCTCGAGACGTTCGATTGGACGGCGAAGCTCGACTACGTCTACTGCTACCTCTCGTACTACGGCTACAAGCGCGGCAAGGGCATCATGGACAGCTTCTGGCAGACGATCGAGGGGCTCGGCGTGGACGACAACCCGTATCGGGCCGGGTTCCTGCAGCTGGTCTGCGTGGCGGACACCGACGCGGAAGCGGAACGGCTCTACTTCCCGCACGTGCACTATTTCTATCAGAAGTGCCTGAACGTCTGGGAGGGCTGGGCCGAGCCGCCGGGCTACCGGACGCCGAAGACGATCAAGGCGGGCGTGCGCGCGCAGTTCGGCGCCAAGGCCAAGCAGATCCGCTCGCAGATGGACTGGGCGAAATACCTCGACAACGGCTACGTGATCGCCGGCAGCCCCAGCAGCGTGCGCGACCAGCTCCTCGACTGCGTGAAGGGCCTGCGGATCGGCCACCTCATGGTGCTCCTGCAGATCGGCTCGATGCCGAAGGACCTGGCGCTCCGGAACATCCAGCAGTTCGCCCGCGACGTGATGCCCCACATGCGCGACGTGTGGCCCGCGTACACGGACCGCTGGTGGCCCGCGGGCGTGACCACGGCATGA
- a CDS encoding alpha/beta fold hydrolase, with product MTPDTTTVALWDGAVTVRVLFGGRGAPLVYFHSFHEREPWSPLLDRLAGAFTVYAPLHPGAPGSTGIETVDDVHDLTLVYEELLDALGLPAPHLVGHFFGGMVAAELAAVFPRRVRRLVLVSPLGLWLDAAPSADLLILPVEDLLETMWADPTSPAARAWAGSPEADPENVPALAGSLQRRAAMAKFVWPIPDKGLRKRLHRIAAPTLILWGDADRANPVVYAEEWQRRIKGAALRLVPGGHMVLHEAPDVAGAAIAEFLRA from the coding sequence ATGACCCCGGACACGACGACGGTCGCGCTCTGGGACGGCGCCGTCACCGTGCGCGTCCTCTTCGGCGGGCGCGGCGCGCCGCTCGTGTATTTCCACTCGTTCCACGAGCGCGAGCCGTGGTCGCCGCTCCTCGACCGCCTCGCGGGGGCGTTCACCGTCTACGCGCCGCTCCACCCGGGCGCGCCCGGCTCGACGGGAATCGAGACGGTCGACGACGTCCACGACCTGACGCTCGTCTACGAGGAGCTGCTCGACGCGCTCGGGCTGCCGGCGCCCCACCTCGTGGGCCACTTCTTCGGGGGGATGGTCGCCGCCGAGCTCGCGGCCGTCTTTCCGCGCCGCGTGCGCCGGCTCGTCCTCGTGTCCCCGCTCGGGCTCTGGCTCGACGCGGCGCCGAGCGCGGACCTCCTGATCCTCCCCGTCGAGGACCTGCTGGAGACGATGTGGGCGGATCCGACGTCGCCGGCCGCGCGGGCGTGGGCCGGCTCGCCCGAAGCCGATCCCGAGAACGTCCCCGCGCTCGCCGGGTCGCTCCAGCGGCGGGCCGCGATGGCGAAGTTCGTCTGGCCGATCCCCGACAAGGGGCTCCGGAAGCGGCTGCACCGGATCGCGGCGCCGACGCTCATCCTCTGGGGCGACGCCGACCGCGCGAACCCGGTCGTCTACGCGGAGGAGTGGCAGCGGCGCATCAAGGGCGCGGCCCTCCGCCTGGTGCCGGGCGGCCACATGGTGCTCCACGAGGCGCCCGACGTCGCGGGTGCCGCGATCGCGGAGTTCCTGCGCGCATGA
- a CDS encoding SDR family oxidoreductase: MTLVAGSAFVTGGGSGIGRAIAVALAAAGAPVAVFDLLADGGKDTVQAIEAKGGRACFIAGDASRWADVDGAVTAAVARLGPLAIMVNAAGILDGYAPADELAPAVFERVVAINLTGTFHGCKRGLADMLPQSRGRIINLASVAGLIGDGGGPAYVASKHGVVGLTRQLAAAYAARGVTVNAICPGPIQTALRANSTRILGRDAPEMRGIGGDDAAVRAIVPAGRRGTVEEIAAAASYLASAEAAYVTGHTLVIDGGWTAR; the protein is encoded by the coding sequence ATGACCCTCGTCGCGGGCAGCGCGTTCGTCACCGGCGGCGGCTCGGGGATCGGCCGCGCGATCGCGGTGGCGCTCGCCGCGGCGGGCGCGCCCGTGGCGGTCTTCGACCTCCTCGCCGACGGCGGCAAGGACACCGTCCAGGCGATCGAGGCCAAGGGCGGCCGGGCGTGCTTCATCGCCGGCGACGCGAGCCGCTGGGCCGACGTGGACGGCGCCGTGACGGCCGCGGTCGCCCGGCTCGGCCCGCTCGCGATCATGGTCAACGCGGCCGGGATCCTCGACGGCTACGCGCCCGCCGACGAGCTCGCGCCCGCGGTCTTCGAGCGCGTCGTCGCGATCAACCTCACGGGCACGTTCCACGGCTGCAAGCGCGGGCTGGCGGACATGCTGCCCCAGAGCAGGGGGCGCATCATAAATCTCGCCTCCGTCGCGGGCCTGATCGGTGACGGCGGCGGCCCCGCCTACGTGGCGTCGAAGCACGGCGTCGTCGGCCTCACGCGGCAGCTCGCGGCCGCGTACGCGGCCCGCGGGGTCACGGTCAACGCGATCTGCCCGGGCCCGATCCAGACCGCCCTGCGCGCGAACTCGACCCGCATCCTCGGCAGGGACGCGCCCGAGATGCGCGGCATCGGCGGCGACGACGCCGCGGTGCGCGCGATCGTTCCCGCCGGGCGGCGCGGCACGGTGGAGGAGATCGCCGCGGCGGCCTCGTACCTCGCGAGCGCGGAGGCCGCCTACGTCACGGGACACACGCTCGTCATCGATGGAGGGTGGACGGCGCGATGA
- a CDS encoding LLM class flavin-dependent oxidoreductase — MIKRFHVLYVGQVELENIGLRGTPADARRYDNDTLSAPFFAARDVAQAMDEMGYYALWTAEHHFQREGYECFPNLIQLSLWLATQTRRLKLGCAFNVVPMWHPIRLAEDYAMADIVTDGRVIMGVGRGYHSREVETFGAPVIDQAANRELFEEQIDLLLKCFNAEAFGHHGKRYDCPPPVEYRGYQLSEITCVPRPKHLPVEIWMPIASAKSIDYMASKNFKAMVTLNGEKILDDVVKAYRDACAKHGRRKQLGEDMIWGAGLYLADTPEEAKRRVEPSHDERYKWFAPFGFVRYADAQGRTWGTPGAPARVPSLADGIQQKAWFCGPPSHVIAGIKSIEAKYPGLEDFMVHWAEGLSPKEFKEQLRWFARDVMPAFVTR; from the coding sequence ATGATCAAACGATTCCATGTGCTCTACGTCGGCCAGGTCGAGCTGGAGAACATCGGGCTGCGGGGGACGCCGGCCGACGCCCGCCGCTACGACAACGACACGCTGAGCGCGCCGTTCTTCGCCGCGCGCGACGTCGCCCAGGCGATGGACGAGATGGGGTATTACGCGCTGTGGACGGCGGAGCACCACTTCCAGCGCGAGGGCTACGAGTGCTTCCCGAACCTCATCCAGCTCTCGCTCTGGCTCGCCACGCAGACGCGGCGCCTCAAGCTCGGCTGCGCCTTCAACGTGGTTCCGATGTGGCACCCCATCCGCCTCGCCGAGGACTACGCGATGGCGGACATCGTCACCGACGGCCGCGTGATCATGGGCGTCGGGCGCGGCTACCACTCGCGTGAGGTGGAGACGTTCGGCGCGCCCGTCATCGACCAGGCGGCGAACCGGGAGCTGTTCGAGGAGCAGATCGACCTCCTGCTCAAGTGCTTCAACGCGGAGGCGTTCGGCCACCACGGCAAGCGCTACGACTGCCCGCCGCCCGTCGAGTACCGCGGCTACCAGCTCAGCGAGATCACCTGCGTGCCGCGGCCGAAGCACCTGCCCGTCGAGATCTGGATGCCGATCGCGAGCGCCAAGTCAATCGACTACATGGCGAGCAAGAACTTCAAGGCCATGGTGACCCTCAACGGCGAGAAGATCCTCGACGACGTGGTGAAGGCCTACCGCGACGCCTGCGCGAAGCACGGCCGCCGGAAGCAGCTCGGCGAGGACATGATCTGGGGCGCCGGGCTCTACCTCGCCGACACGCCCGAGGAGGCCAAGCGTCGCGTCGAGCCCTCGCACGACGAGCGCTACAAGTGGTTCGCGCCCTTCGGCTTCGTGCGCTACGCCGACGCGCAGGGCCGCACGTGGGGCACGCCGGGCGCGCCCGCGCGGGTGCCCTCGCTCGCCGACGGCATCCAGCAGAAGGCGTGGTTCTGCGGCCCGCCGTCGCACGTCATCGCGGGCATCAAGTCCATCGAGGCGAAGTATCCCGGGCTCGAGGACTTCATGGTCCACTGGGCGGAGGGACTCTCGCCGAAGGAGTTCAAGGAACAGCTCCGCTGGTTCGCGCGCGACGTGATGCCCGCGTTCGTCACGCGCTGA
- a CDS encoding haloacid dehalogenase type II has translation MTLRGYVFDAYGTLFDVHGVVDAGRAITRDPAALSAAWRQKQLEYTWLRALMGRYADFEVVTEAALRWAIRRLGLRADEADVRRLMDAYLTLACFPDAKPALERLAGRPRAILSNGSPRMLEAAVRSSGLHRHLEHVLSVDAVQTYKPAPEVYALGPRALGIPAGELLFVSSNAWDVAGAKAFGYRVAWCNRQGAPEEELGLRADVVVPSLAELPL, from the coding sequence GTGACCCTCCGCGGCTACGTCTTCGACGCCTACGGCACGCTCTTCGACGTGCACGGGGTCGTGGACGCGGGCCGCGCGATCACGCGCGATCCGGCGGCGCTCTCGGCGGCGTGGCGCCAGAAGCAGCTCGAGTACACGTGGCTCCGGGCGCTCATGGGGCGCTACGCGGACTTCGAGGTGGTGACCGAGGCCGCGCTCCGCTGGGCGATCCGGCGTCTCGGGCTCCGCGCGGACGAGGCCGACGTGCGGCGGCTCATGGACGCCTACCTCACGCTCGCGTGCTTTCCCGACGCGAAGCCGGCGCTCGAGCGGCTGGCGGGACGCCCGCGCGCGATCCTCTCGAACGGCTCACCGCGCATGCTCGAGGCCGCGGTGCGCTCGAGCGGCCTCCACCGCCACCTGGAGCACGTGCTCTCCGTGGACGCGGTGCAGACGTACAAGCCCGCGCCCGAGGTCTACGCGCTCGGGCCGCGCGCGCTCGGCATCCCCGCCGGCGAGCTCCTCTTCGTCTCGTCGAACGCGTGGGACGTCGCGGGGGCGAAGGCGTTCGGCTATCGGGTGGCGTGGTGCAACCGGCAGGGCGCGCCGGAGGAGGAGCTGGGTCTCCGGGCGGACGTCGTCGTCCCGAGCCTCGCGGAGCTTCCGCTCTAG
- a CDS encoding D-alanyl-D-alanine carboxypeptidase family protein: MHPTRPVAVLAALAALLLSRPASAQSIPGAGLNGPPGALSAEAALVVDPEGRVLFAKNAEDERPPASLVKLMTLYLAYEDLERGKLDIEEPVQVSHYAALTPKYRMGLHPGGWVRLRVLLEGVAIASANDAATALAERLAGDEASFVERMNAKAREFGLAGTRFANAHGLPDPSQHSNARDLATLTTRLLHDHPDARLLLGGQTFVFNGRVYARHIPLFNDPGGVQALKTGFTREAGYNLAVAVWRGRQQFVMIVLGARTRALSFLDAKKLLHHAFVETGLEPAPDPEPKKPVRTRRAAAAR; the protein is encoded by the coding sequence GTGCATCCGACCCGTCCCGTCGCCGTCCTGGCCGCGCTCGCCGCCCTGCTCCTCTCCCGTCCCGCCTCCGCGCAGAGCATTCCCGGAGCCGGGCTCAACGGCCCCCCGGGCGCGCTCAGCGCCGAGGCGGCGCTCGTCGTCGATCCCGAGGGGCGCGTGCTGTTCGCGAAGAACGCCGAGGACGAGCGTCCGCCCGCGAGCCTCGTCAAGCTCATGACGCTCTACCTCGCGTACGAGGACCTCGAGCGCGGCAAGCTGGACATCGAGGAGCCGGTCCAGGTGAGCCACTACGCCGCACTGACGCCCAAGTACCGCATGGGTCTCCACCCGGGCGGGTGGGTGCGGCTGCGCGTCCTCCTCGAGGGCGTCGCGATCGCGTCGGCGAACGACGCGGCCACCGCGCTCGCCGAGCGTCTCGCGGGCGACGAGGCCTCGTTCGTCGAGCGCATGAACGCGAAGGCGCGCGAGTTCGGCCTCGCGGGCACGCGCTTCGCGAACGCGCACGGGCTCCCTGACCCGTCCCAGCACAGCAACGCGCGCGACTTGGCCACGCTCACCACGCGCCTGCTCCACGACCATCCGGACGCCCGGCTCCTGCTCGGCGGCCAGACGTTCGTCTTCAACGGCCGCGTCTACGCGCGGCACATCCCGCTCTTCAACGACCCGGGCGGCGTCCAGGCCCTCAAGACCGGCTTCACGCGCGAGGCGGGCTACAACCTCGCGGTCGCGGTGTGGCGCGGCCGCCAGCAGTTCGTCATGATCGTCCTCGGCGCGCGCACGCGCGCGCTCTCGTTCCTCGACGCGAAGAAGCTCCTGCACCACGCCTTCGTCGAGACGGGGCTCGAGCCCGCGCCGGACCCCGAGCCGAAGAAGCCCGTCCGCACCCGGCGCGCCGCCGCCGCGCGGTGA